From the Priestia aryabhattai genome, one window contains:
- a CDS encoding HIT family protein gives MLLLLGKKPRWPIHILLNNDLPFPHEGHLLILPKKHIVEIDELDTERILAVMNAAKLMTKAVKTLFIPDGVTLSQNGGMFNELTHFHMHVVPRYKEECFGDFYTQIPKYAEKDDALAATAQKIRRVIQQMPS, from the coding sequence TTGCTTCTACTTCTTGGTAAAAAACCACGTTGGCCCATTCATATTCTACTGAATAACGATTTGCCTTTTCCACACGAAGGACACCTATTAATTCTTCCCAAAAAGCATATAGTGGAAATTGACGAACTAGATACTGAACGCATATTGGCCGTGATGAATGCAGCTAAACTGATGACCAAAGCAGTTAAGACACTCTTTATTCCAGACGGAGTTACCCTCTCTCAAAACGGAGGAATGTTTAACGAGTTAACTCACTTTCACATGCATGTCGTTCCGAGATATAAAGAGGAGTGTTTCGGAGATTTTTATACGCAAATTCCTAAATATGCTGAAAAAGATGACGCCTTGGCTGCAACAGCTCAGAAAATACGCCGAGTCATTCAACAAATGCCTTCATAA
- a CDS encoding MFS transporter, which yields MQGKTKQVRFRNMVAYGFGDLFGGGSFFIIGTLFMVFLTDVVGLSPVEAGTIVALGKVWDALLDPTIGYISDHLQTKKGRRRVFFLFGIIPVAITFSMLWIPIEGSHMFKYTYFILAYLLFNTAFGMVMVPYNTLAAEMTTDYSIRSKMTGIRMVFSQGASFLGAFFPKRIIDAFPGGQGYLIMGIIFGLLFALPWIFVYKGTWDSGEIVERKKKNGFWLEFKQLFISFGSAFKNKSFNVYLAMYLASYIAMDVFNALFFYFIAYYMLREAIYADTLSFVQITQVLFIPLVTYIAIKLGNKLTYNFSMIIWGTGIILFSFLTKDSSLVLIYLVAFFLGSGHSGAIMIPWNVLPFVSDVDEMITTKRREGVYAGLMSFIRKSSQALAIFLVGVALKNIGYVPNAEQSASTIAGLQKLFMIVPAILILVGIIATIWFKISPKNHEILLAEIQRRKKGGGAKDVTPEAKAVCESLTGYKYEQLWKDVTISKEIRDKTVV from the coding sequence ATGCAAGGGAAAACAAAACAAGTGCGCTTTCGCAATATGGTAGCGTATGGATTTGGGGATTTGTTTGGCGGAGGATCCTTTTTTATTATCGGCACATTATTTATGGTGTTTTTAACGGATGTAGTCGGGCTTTCTCCTGTAGAAGCAGGAACGATAGTAGCCCTTGGAAAAGTGTGGGATGCTTTGTTAGATCCAACCATTGGGTACATATCTGATCATCTTCAAACAAAAAAAGGACGAAGAAGAGTCTTTTTTCTTTTTGGAATCATTCCAGTTGCAATCACGTTCAGTATGCTGTGGATTCCTATTGAAGGCTCGCATATGTTCAAATACACCTATTTTATCTTAGCCTACCTTTTATTTAACACGGCGTTTGGTATGGTGATGGTTCCTTACAATACGCTAGCAGCAGAAATGACTACAGATTATAGTATTCGTTCGAAAATGACGGGAATACGCATGGTCTTTTCACAAGGCGCTTCATTTTTAGGTGCTTTCTTCCCAAAGCGAATCATCGATGCATTTCCAGGTGGACAAGGATATTTAATTATGGGAATTATCTTTGGTCTTCTTTTCGCTCTTCCATGGATTTTTGTCTACAAGGGAACATGGGATAGCGGAGAAATAGTGGAACGAAAAAAGAAAAACGGATTTTGGTTAGAATTTAAGCAGCTTTTTATCAGTTTTGGAAGTGCATTTAAAAATAAGTCGTTTAACGTGTATCTTGCCATGTATTTAGCATCTTACATTGCAATGGATGTATTTAATGCTCTTTTCTTTTATTTTATTGCTTATTACATGCTTCGTGAAGCCATCTATGCGGATACCCTGAGCTTTGTGCAAATTACGCAAGTGCTATTTATTCCTCTTGTTACGTACATAGCCATTAAGTTAGGAAATAAATTAACCTATAACTTCAGCATGATCATCTGGGGAACGGGCATTATTTTATTCAGTTTCCTAACAAAAGATAGCTCTTTAGTTCTTATTTACTTAGTGGCGTTTTTCTTAGGAAGCGGTCATTCGGGAGCGATTATGATTCCATGGAATGTACTGCCGTTTGTATCAGATGTAGATGAGATGATTACGACAAAAAGAAGAGAAGGCGTGTATGCAGGGCTGATGTCATTTATTCGAAAATCGTCTCAAGCGCTTGCTATCTTTCTTGTGGGAGTTGCCTTAAAGAATATTGGCTATGTGCCAAACGCCGAGCAGTCGGCGTCTACAATAGCCGGCTTACAAAAGCTGTTCATGATTGTACCAGCTATTTTGATTCTCGTTGGCATTATAGCAACCATATGGTTCAAAATAAGTCCGAAAAATCACGAAATTTTATTAGCTGAAATTCAAAGAAGAAAAAAGGGAGGAGGGGCGAAGGACGTTACTCCTGAAGCGAAAGCGGTTTGTGAAAGCTTAACGGGCTATAAATACGAACAGCTTTGGAAAGACGTCACCATTTCAAAAGAAATTCGAGATAAAACGGTTGTTTAA
- a CDS encoding STAS domain-containing protein, producing MHKNQDLYHFFKEHSLQLTEDWYNQLDDENEFSVYSSKNPAIVKELKQQNQDYFQHLFDVFIKDEEYFFSDFQQWSIKLARDPKHLSTPLHFIVREYFNSQKIAVNYLKKFISLHSEEVSVDKIFMWYDIIVKAFDLSIYTFIQEYHKNTQEQLNAQKELIDELSSPVIMLQNKVALLPLVGDIGTVKSQFILENTLQQCSEKGVEHLCIDLLGVATIDTMMAQEIFNLVKALRLLGVQTILSGIRPEISQTAIRLGLSFEGVKTTSSLAQALNSIS from the coding sequence ATGCATAAAAATCAGGACTTATATCATTTTTTTAAAGAACATTCTCTTCAATTAACTGAAGACTGGTACAATCAGCTCGACGATGAAAATGAGTTCTCCGTATATTCGAGTAAAAATCCAGCAATTGTGAAAGAACTGAAGCAGCAAAATCAAGATTATTTTCAGCATTTATTTGACGTATTTATAAAAGATGAGGAGTATTTTTTTTCGGATTTCCAGCAGTGGTCGATAAAACTAGCGCGTGATCCAAAGCATTTAAGTACGCCTCTTCACTTTATTGTTCGAGAATATTTTAATTCACAAAAAATTGCCGTTAATTACTTAAAAAAGTTTATCTCTTTGCATTCGGAGGAGGTAAGCGTAGATAAGATATTTATGTGGTATGACATTATTGTTAAAGCTTTTGATCTATCTATTTATACCTTTATTCAAGAATATCATAAAAATACGCAAGAACAGCTGAACGCTCAGAAAGAGTTAATTGATGAATTAAGTTCTCCTGTCATCATGCTTCAAAACAAAGTTGCACTTCTGCCTCTTGTGGGGGATATTGGAACGGTCAAAAGTCAGTTTATTTTAGAAAACACGCTTCAGCAATGCTCGGAAAAAGGCGTTGAACATTTATGCATTGACCTGCTCGGTGTAGCTACGATTGATACGATGATGGCACAAGAGATTTTTAATTTGGTAAAAGCTCTTCGTTTACTTGGTGTGCAAACAATTTTATCTGGAATTCGACCGGAAATTTCTCAAACTGCGATTCGTTTAGGGCTTTCATTTGAAGGTGTTAAAACTACTTCTTCTCTTGCACAAGCGCTTAATTCTATTAGTTAA
- a CDS encoding asparaginase — MKKLLLLSTGGTVASLEGENGLVPGMEPDQLLSYIPDLNEHCQIDSKSLMNLDSTNMQPECWIEMAKAIEEHYNEYDGFVITHGTDTMAYTSAALSYMLQHSKKPIAITGSQIPISFSKTDAKRNIADAIRFACEDTGGVYVVFDGRVIQGTRAIKLRTKSYDAFESINYPYVASIHDNTVEYTKTVHPSKEELTVNTSLCTDVAVVKLFPGIKPEFFDGLKDVYQGVVVESYGSGGIPFQVRNILAKLVELTNHGVSVVITTQCLEEGEDMGIYEVGRMINHDSVVRSKNMNTEAIVPKLMWVLGQTKDPHQVKKMMETSIAEDIN, encoded by the coding sequence TTGAAAAAACTATTATTGTTATCAACTGGCGGAACGGTCGCTTCACTTGAAGGTGAAAATGGACTTGTTCCTGGAATGGAGCCAGATCAATTACTAAGCTACATACCTGATTTAAATGAACATTGTCAAATTGACAGTAAATCTCTTATGAATCTTGATAGTACAAATATGCAGCCTGAATGCTGGATAGAGATGGCAAAAGCGATTGAAGAGCATTATAATGAATACGATGGTTTCGTTATTACCCATGGAACAGATACAATGGCCTACACATCGGCAGCTCTTTCTTACATGCTTCAGCATTCTAAAAAACCAATTGCGATTACAGGATCTCAAATTCCTATTTCATTTAGTAAAACGGACGCGAAGCGCAATATTGCAGATGCGATTCGCTTTGCTTGTGAAGATACAGGCGGAGTCTATGTGGTCTTTGACGGTCGAGTGATTCAAGGAACAAGAGCTATTAAGCTTCGTACAAAAAGTTATGATGCATTTGAAAGCATTAACTATCCATATGTAGCGTCTATCCATGACAATACGGTGGAATATACAAAAACCGTTCATCCTAGTAAAGAAGAGTTAACGGTTAATACATCTCTTTGTACGGATGTAGCAGTTGTCAAACTGTTTCCTGGCATTAAACCGGAATTTTTCGATGGATTAAAGGATGTATATCAAGGCGTTGTTGTTGAAAGCTATGGAAGTGGAGGAATTCCATTTCAAGTTCGCAACATTTTAGCCAAGCTTGTTGAATTAACAAATCACGGTGTATCCGTTGTCATTACCACGCAGTGTCTTGAAGAAGGAGAAGACATGGGCATTTATGAAGTTGGCCGAATGATTAATCATGACAGCGTCGTTCGCTCAAAAAACATGAACACAGAAGCCATTGTTCCTAAATTAATGTGGGTGCTCGGACAAACCAAAGACCCTCATCAAGTTAAAAAGATGATGGAAACGTCGATTGCAGAAGATATTAATTAA
- a CDS encoding helix-turn-helix domain-containing protein, which produces MLSRLAQLRKEKKWSLQYTADQLEIAKSTYAGYESGYRRPSLEALVTIAELFNTSTDYLLGKEKEPHSPSDAPIELTSPQTHTITVDGVQLSQEEVQQLTAFIRAKRQIEKETTPSSN; this is translated from the coding sequence ATGTTAAGCAGATTAGCTCAACTCAGGAAAGAAAAAAAATGGTCCCTTCAATATACAGCTGACCAGCTTGAAATTGCTAAAAGCACCTACGCAGGATATGAATCTGGCTATCGTCGTCCTTCTCTTGAAGCACTTGTTACAATCGCTGAACTATTTAATACATCAACCGATTACTTGCTTGGTAAGGAAAAGGAACCCCATTCTCCTTCAGATGCACCCATCGAATTAACATCGCCTCAAACTCATACGATTACGGTCGACGGTGTGCAACTGTCTCAAGAAGAAGTTCAGCAGCTGACGGCTTTTATTCGTGCTAAAAGGCAAATTGAAAAAGAAACTACACCTTCTTCAAATTAA
- a CDS encoding GlsB/YeaQ/YmgE family stress response membrane protein, translating into MSFIWTLIVGGLIGWLAGALTGRDVPGGIIGNIIAGFIGAWLGSLIFGDFGPEIGGFAIVPAIIGAVILVLIVSFVLRKMRGNNNHRHA; encoded by the coding sequence ATGTCATTTATTTGGACGCTTATTGTTGGAGGACTTATCGGCTGGCTTGCTGGTGCGTTAACGGGACGAGATGTTCCAGGTGGAATTATCGGAAACATCATTGCTGGGTTCATTGGAGCATGGTTAGGCTCTCTAATTTTTGGAGACTTTGGTCCAGAGATTGGCGGATTCGCAATTGTTCCTGCTATTATTGGTGCTGTTATTTTAGTCTTAATTGTGAGTTTTGTTTTACGCAAAATGCGCGGAAATAATAATCATCGACATGCCTGA
- a CDS encoding DMT family transporter — protein sequence MKFLVYLVAVLGGAALSMEGAIAGELGKTVGKLESSYYIFIMGTLILGLTTLFAGKGDLPYVLKAPKWNLTGGLLGTVYLTILVISIPFIGIGVSMVAVIMGQMITSMIIEHFGWLGSSKIRINKERVMAIVCMGIALVLIF from the coding sequence GTGAAGTTTTTGGTTTATTTGGTTGCGGTTCTAGGCGGCGCTGCCTTAAGTATGGAAGGCGCTATTGCCGGAGAACTTGGAAAAACAGTTGGAAAACTTGAAAGCAGTTATTATATTTTTATCATGGGAACGCTCATTTTAGGTCTGACCACTTTATTTGCTGGAAAGGGAGATTTACCTTACGTCTTAAAAGCGCCTAAGTGGAATTTAACCGGGGGATTATTAGGTACGGTTTATTTAACGATTCTAGTGATTAGTATCCCTTTTATCGGAATTGGCGTTTCAATGGTTGCTGTTATTATGGGCCAAATGATTACCAGTATGATCATTGAGCATTTTGGTTGGCTTGGCAGCAGCAAAATTAGAATTAACAAAGAACGCGTAATGGCTATTGTATGTATGGGAATTGCGCTTGTACTTATTTTCTAG
- a CDS encoding GlsB/YeaQ/YmgE family stress response membrane protein — translation MSFLWALIVGGIIGWLAGLITGRDVPGGIIGNIIAGFIGSWLGSAIFGSFGPVVGGFAIIPAIIGSIVLVLIVSFIMRKMRGNHKHA, via the coding sequence ATGTCATTTTTATGGGCACTTATTGTAGGTGGTATTATTGGGTGGCTTGCCGGATTAATTACAGGAAGAGACGTTCCGGGAGGTATTATTGGTAACATTATTGCTGGTTTTATCGGCTCTTGGTTAGGTTCAGCTATCTTTGGAAGCTTTGGACCAGTTGTAGGTGGATTTGCTATTATTCCTGCTATTATCGGATCAATCGTTTTAGTGTTAATCGTAAGTTTCATTATGAGAAAAATGCGTGGTAATCATAAACATGCATAA
- a CDS encoding ArsR/SmtB family transcription factor, translating into MKPIDIFKALSNETRLNILEWLKEPEKHFKDKQAHLPKEVSSRGGVCVGDIQEKAQLSQSTVSSYLSMMQKAGLLESIRHGQWTYYRRNEETLQELSSFLRKKL; encoded by the coding sequence ATGAAACCTATTGATATCTTTAAAGCATTATCTAATGAAACCCGATTAAATATATTGGAATGGTTAAAAGAACCTGAAAAGCATTTTAAAGACAAACAAGCACATTTGCCTAAGGAGGTCAGCAGCAGAGGCGGTGTTTGCGTGGGAGATATTCAAGAAAAAGCTCAGCTGTCTCAGTCAACAGTGTCCAGTTATCTTTCCATGATGCAAAAAGCAGGTTTGTTAGAGTCAATTCGGCACGGTCAATGGACATACTATCGCCGAAATGAAGAAACTCTTCAAGAGCTTTCTTCATTCTTACGAAAAAAACTTTAA
- a CDS encoding STAS domain-containing protein, translating to MESLLLDEKLKHITNLILEKKEEFSKQKKYEEKDIQQQLEPWRVHLIQIYADSISTNDTKNFEVLEEWGREVANLLVVLQLPLDVALEEISYYRNVIGEIIKEEAKAEPFTFDAFYQVISRFNVVVDKAVHWVSKSYMTDFANKIQSARYAIDELSIPVVRITKEIGVIPLVGDLDTNRAQILMENALQHGSDYKLNWLIIDLYAVPIIDTMVADQIFKVIGALRLLGIQVVLSGIRAEIAQTIVNLGLDLADITTFSSLHQAVEYVNQAD from the coding sequence ATGGAATCATTATTATTAGATGAAAAACTTAAACACATTACAAATTTAATTTTAGAAAAAAAAGAAGAGTTCTCAAAACAAAAAAAATATGAAGAAAAAGATATTCAACAACAATTAGAACCGTGGCGTGTTCATTTAATTCAAATATATGCTGATTCTATCTCAACAAATGATACAAAAAACTTTGAAGTGCTTGAGGAGTGGGGAAGAGAAGTAGCGAATTTACTCGTTGTACTTCAGCTTCCATTGGATGTAGCATTAGAAGAAATTAGCTATTACCGAAATGTTATCGGGGAAATTATTAAAGAAGAAGCAAAAGCTGAGCCGTTTACATTTGATGCCTTCTATCAAGTTATTTCTCGTTTCAACGTAGTAGTGGACAAGGCTGTGCACTGGGTTAGCAAATCGTATATGACTGACTTTGCCAATAAAATCCAATCCGCTCGCTATGCAATTGATGAACTTTCAATTCCTGTGGTACGCATTACGAAAGAAATTGGCGTGATTCCTCTTGTTGGCGATTTAGATACAAATCGCGCTCAAATTTTAATGGAAAATGCGCTGCAACACGGCAGCGACTATAAATTAAATTGGTTGATTATTGATTTATATGCCGTTCCAATTATTGATACAATGGTAGCCGACCAAATTTTTAAAGTAATCGGTGCTTTAAGATTATTAGGAATTCAAGTGGTTTTAAGCGGTATCCGTGCTGAAATTGCTCAGACGATAGTGAACTTAGGGTTAGATTTGGCTGACATTACGACTTTCAGTAGCCTTCACCAAGCAGTGGAATATGTTAATCAAGCGGACTAA
- a CDS encoding aspartyl-phosphate phosphatase Spo0E family protein — protein sequence MLLSTHQKDKSMYQILIEEIEQTRTLMIQTAVREGMTSPNTLQVSQSLDALLNKLQIFFYQ from the coding sequence ATGCTGCTTTCAACCCACCAAAAAGACAAATCCATGTACCAAATACTAATAGAAGAAATCGAACAGACACGAACGTTAATGATTCAAACGGCTGTCCGTGAAGGAATGACAAGTCCTAACACACTTCAAGTTAGTCAATCCTTAGACGCTTTATTAAATAAACTTCAAATTTTCTTCTACCAATAA
- the aspA gene encoding aspartate ammonia-lyase — MKQETAGYRTEADFLGEKQIPADVYYGVQTARAVENFPITGYKVHEEMIKALAIVKKAAALANMDTKRLYEGIGNAIVQAADEILAGQWHEYFIVDPIQGGAGTSMNMNANEVIANRALEIMGNNKGEYGKLSPNSHVNMSQSTNDVFPTAIHISTLNLLNKLLITMNDMHDVFKRKAQEFDHVIKMGRTHLQDAVPVRLGQEFEAYSRVLARDIKRISATRDHLHEVNMGATAVGTGLNADPRYIENVVKHLADISGLPLVHAEHLVDATQNTDAYTEVSAALKICMTNMSKIANDLRLMASGPRAGLGEISLPARQPGSSIMPGKVNPVMAELINQIAFQVMGNDQTISLASEAGQMELNVMEPVLVFNLLQSISIMNNGFRSFTDHCLAGIEANETRMKEYVEKSVGIITAVNPHLGYEVVSRIAREAILTGKPIRELCLQYDVLTEEELDLILNPFEMTNPGIAGSSLFDRQ, encoded by the coding sequence ATGAAACAAGAAACAGCAGGATATCGTACAGAAGCTGATTTTCTAGGAGAAAAACAAATTCCAGCAGATGTATACTATGGTGTACAAACCGCACGTGCCGTAGAAAATTTCCCAATTACGGGTTATAAAGTGCATGAAGAAATGATTAAAGCGCTTGCTATTGTAAAAAAAGCGGCAGCGCTCGCGAATATGGATACAAAGCGCTTATATGAAGGTATCGGAAATGCGATTGTACAAGCAGCTGATGAAATTTTAGCAGGTCAGTGGCATGAATACTTTATTGTTGACCCTATTCAGGGCGGAGCGGGAACGTCAATGAATATGAATGCCAATGAAGTTATTGCGAACCGTGCTCTTGAAATTATGGGAAACAATAAAGGTGAATATGGAAAATTAAGTCCTAACAGCCATGTTAATATGTCTCAGTCAACAAATGATGTATTTCCAACGGCTATCCATATTTCAACGCTGAACTTATTAAATAAACTTCTTATTACGATGAATGATATGCATGATGTATTTAAACGAAAAGCGCAAGAATTTGATCATGTGATTAAAATGGGCCGTACGCACCTTCAAGATGCTGTACCCGTTCGTCTTGGTCAAGAGTTTGAAGCATACAGCCGCGTGTTAGCGCGCGATATTAAACGTATCAGCGCGACGCGTGACCACTTGCATGAAGTAAATATGGGGGCGACGGCTGTTGGAACAGGCTTAAATGCAGACCCTCGCTATATTGAAAATGTAGTCAAACACTTAGCTGATATCAGCGGTCTACCGCTTGTGCATGCAGAGCATTTAGTGGACGCTACTCAAAATACAGATGCTTATACAGAAGTATCTGCAGCGCTTAAAATCTGTATGACGAATATGTCTAAAATCGCCAATGACTTGCGTTTAATGGCATCTGGACCTCGTGCAGGCCTAGGAGAAATTAGCCTTCCTGCTCGTCAGCCTGGTTCTTCAATCATGCCGGGAAAAGTAAACCCGGTTATGGCTGAATTAATCAATCAAATTGCGTTTCAAGTAATGGGAAATGACCAAACGATCTCTCTTGCTTCAGAAGCAGGTCAGATGGAGCTTAACGTAATGGAACCTGTGCTTGTTTTTAACTTGCTTCAATCAATCAGTATCATGAACAATGGTTTCAGAAGCTTTACAGATCACTGTTTAGCAGGAATTGAAGCAAACGAAACGCGCATGAAAGAATATGTAGAAAAAAGCGTAGGGATTATTACAGCTGTTAACCCTCACTTAGGCTATGAAGTCGTATCTCGTATTGCGCGTGAAGCGATTTTAACAGGAAAACCAATTCGTGAGCTTTGCCTTCAATACGATGTGTTAACAGAAGAGGAATTAGATCTTATTTTGAATCCATTTGAAATGACGAACCCTGGTATTGCAGGAAGTTCATTGTTTGATCGTCAGTAA
- a CDS encoding DMT family transporter translates to MSLLMVILTLIGGLTLSAQSSINGTLSKKTGTFETAFLTFATGAMILTIVIVFFGQGNILSVFDVPKWQLTCALFGASYLFLTVLAVPKIGVTAANISTVIGQLFASMIIDHFGWFGSKEVPFDLSRWIGVAFMLLALYFIFKGNKKTAV, encoded by the coding sequence ATGAGTTTATTAATGGTGATACTTACCTTAATAGGAGGATTAACGCTAAGCGCTCAGTCTTCTATTAACGGCACACTAAGTAAAAAAACAGGTACGTTTGAAACAGCTTTTTTAACCTTTGCGACAGGTGCCATGATTTTAACGATTGTCATTGTATTCTTTGGTCAAGGAAACATTCTCTCTGTTTTTGATGTCCCTAAATGGCAGCTTACTTGCGCTTTATTCGGAGCATCTTATTTATTTCTAACCGTTTTAGCTGTTCCTAAAATTGGCGTAACAGCAGCTAATATCTCAACTGTTATCGGTCAGTTATTTGCAAGTATGATTATCGACCATTTTGGCTGGTTTGGAAGCAAGGAAGTACCGTTTGATCTATCCCGGTGGATTGGTGTAGCATTTATGTTATTAGCTCTTTATTTTATTTTTAAAGGCAATAAGAAAACAGCAGTATAA
- a CDS encoding GNAT family N-acetyltransferase, whose translation MKIKNQSDVVEQHLIQHWMYFQHTKKSVKVDTSEIKWISAPPYNRGVYAGTHHIEPALGICPPAGEEPLWIVGPSSYDNLRPVLHKNGFVPYEKWIGMIQFIQEKEYIHAGVEGFQCKRVRTEAELKEWITVYIDGYQKPKEKQADFLERFRELMQHTDQYQLYLGLYHNRPAVAGSLFFYEGTAGLYCITTARHMRRKGLATAYLKEVLTQAKKQAHTCILHATSAGKPAYEKLGFTGVNEFDVYRWRNRDGI comes from the coding sequence GTGAAAATAAAAAACCAAAGCGATGTAGTAGAACAGCACTTGATTCAGCACTGGATGTATTTTCAGCATACGAAGAAATCTGTGAAGGTGGATACGTCAGAAATTAAATGGATTTCTGCACCTCCTTACAATCGAGGCGTATATGCAGGAACCCATCATATTGAGCCTGCATTAGGGATATGCCCTCCGGCAGGGGAGGAACCTCTATGGATTGTTGGTCCATCTTCATATGATAACCTTAGGCCAGTTCTTCATAAAAATGGATTTGTTCCTTATGAAAAATGGATCGGAATGATTCAGTTCATTCAAGAAAAAGAATACATACATGCAGGAGTAGAAGGGTTTCAATGTAAGCGAGTGCGCACAGAAGCTGAATTGAAAGAATGGATAACGGTATACATAGACGGCTATCAAAAACCAAAAGAAAAGCAAGCTGACTTTCTTGAAAGATTTAGGGAGCTTATGCAGCACACTGACCAATATCAGTTATATCTTGGCCTTTATCACAATCGGCCAGCTGTAGCTGGGTCCCTCTTTTTTTATGAAGGTACAGCTGGTTTGTATTGTATCACTACAGCTAGACATATGAGGAGAAAAGGACTGGCCACCGCATATTTGAAGGAAGTTCTTACTCAAGCAAAAAAACAGGCCCATACGTGTATTTTGCATGCCACAAGTGCAGGAAAGCCAGCCTATGAGAAACTTGGTTTTACAGGGGTTAACGAATTTGATGTATATAGATGGAGAAATAGAGATGGAATATAA